The Pirellulales bacterium genome includes the window ATTCAAGGCCAACGAGTCGCCCTACTGTTCCGCGCTGGAAGGCATAATTATGATCATGTTCACCATGCGAATGCTTGCAGCGTTTGCCGTCGTTGATTCGCTCTTGCCGGGAGATCATACGCGAACTCTCGAAGTTGACGGCCGGTCGCGGACGTATCTGATCCACGTGCCCAAGTCGTATGACGGGGCAAAGTTCGTGCCGGTCGTGCTGGCGTTTCACGGTGGGCTGACAAACGCCGATGTGATGGTGCGGTTCAGCGGGCTGAGCGAAAAAGCGGACGAGGCGGGATTTGTCGTCGCTTATCCGAATGGCACCCGCCGGCAGGGGTCGCTTCCCACGGCGCCTCTGTTGACTTGGAACGCCGGAAACTGCTGCGGCTATGCGGCACTGCAACAGATCGATGACACGAAGTTTGTCGGCAAAGTGATCGACGATCTGGAAAGAATCATCAAGGTTGACACGAAGCGAGTCTACGCAACCGGCATTTCCAACGGCGGCATGATGTGTTATCGACTGGCCGACGAAATGTCGGATCGCATCGCGGCAATCGCGGCTGTCGGGGGGGCGATGGCACAGCCAAGCTGCGCGCCGAGGCACCCGGTGCCGATTCTGCACTTCCACGGGACGGCCGACGAGTACGCGCCGTTTGCCGGAGGTCGCGGCTCGAAGAGTCGATCGCTGGCGGTTTTCTATTCGGTCGAGCATACGATAAACCAATGGGTGAAGGCCAACGGTTGCGACAAGCTGCCGAAGATCGAAACATTGCCCGCGACGATCGACGACGGGACGAACGTCATTCGCAAGACCTACGCCGGTGGACGAAATGAATCGGAATTCGTGTTGTACGAAATCCAAGGAGGTGGCCACACCTGGCCAGGTCGGCCGTCGATTGCGTTCTACTTGGGCAAGACGACTAAGAACGTCAGCGCGAACGATGTGATGTGGACGTTTTTTGAGAAACACTCGCGGCAGTGAACGGGTGACGCTGAGGATACTCTGGGGGTCGTTCGGATGACGCTTGAATCGGGCAAATAAAAGCAAACGTGGGCACGCCAACTTCGACGCCGTCGAGTCGTTCACAAGCGTTGATTTTCAGACAATTTCTGTGTTACCCCTGCTTACGCGGCGGGCTTTCATGTTGTGCTAGATTGAACATGTGACTCGCGCGGATAAGGAAATGTGGATGCTTGCCCTCTTTTTGTTGCGCAATTAAGCTAACAGTCGCTTCGTCGCGCGACTCATGTACATGAAACAACGATGAATCTATCGGTTCGATGGGATGTGTCCGATCTCTGCGACGCTCAAACCGCGCTGGCGGCAATGGCCGCGCTGCCTGATGGCGTCTTTCTGCTCGAACCAAACGCAGGAACCTGTCGCCCACTGAATGCCGCGGCCGCCACCATGGTGGACGAACTTGAGGGGGACGTTTCCGCGCCACTGCCAATCGAAAAATGCTTTCCCGACTTCGAGCATCTGACCCTCTTGGGTCTCAA containing:
- a CDS encoding dienelactone hydrolase family protein, which translates into the protein MIMFTMRMLAAFAVVDSLLPGDHTRTLEVDGRSRTYLIHVPKSYDGAKFVPVVLAFHGGLTNADVMVRFSGLSEKADEAGFVVAYPNGTRRQGSLPTAPLLTWNAGNCCGYAALQQIDDTKFVGKVIDDLERIIKVDTKRVYATGISNGGMMCYRLADEMSDRIAAIAAVGGAMAQPSCAPRHPVPILHFHGTADEYAPFAGGRGSKSRSLAVFYSVEHTINQWVKANGCDKLPKIETLPATIDDGTNVIRKTYAGGRNESEFVLYEIQGGGHTWPGRPSIAFYLGKTTKNVSANDVMWTFFEKHSRQ